Within the Gracilinema caldarium DSM 7334 genome, the region GGGATTTACCTGCGAGCCACTGACTGTGAAAATTCCCCACCGAAAAGGCGGTGCAGTCTGCCGCAAGGAGGAGGTTTGACCGGGTAAAGTGGGGGGAGCGGGGGTTGATCAGATGGAGCTGGATGGGCCAGTGGGTGAGGGCGCTGGGCTGTTCTGTTCGGTTCTCAGGTTGATGAACCTCCGCCATGAGGTCGACGAAGCCCTGCGGAATCGGAACGCCCTCATCGGCCAGTACATCCAGGGCGGTTCTGAGGTAGGCTGATTCGCCATGATGGTACAGGTGTTCCAGGTGAGCCTGAATGGTATTTGCACCCTTGGGGATGATGTTGTTTCTCATGACGAGCTCTTCGTTGTAGGGTTCGGCTTCCCGCTGTTCTATGCTGATGGCACCCCGGGGACAGGTGCCGATGCAAGCCCCGAGGCCGTCGCAGAGGAGGTCCCCCACGAGGCGGGCTTTGCCGTCGATGAGCTGGAGGGCTCTCTCGGGACAGCCGCTGGTACAGGCTCCGCAGCCGTCGCAGAGAGATTCATCTATTGTAATGATGTTCCGTTTCATACAAACTCCTCACCATAAAGATAGTAGTATATGGGCACTTCCATTGGTATGTCTTACCAAGTGCTTATATGACTATTATAGAAAAGTATTATTTTTTTTCTGTAACCGCTGTTACAAATTGAGTATTTTAGAGGCTACGAAAGCAAAGCTGGGCTCTGATCATCACAAACCATAAGTGCAGTGCGGTCCCTGTTACGGTTTTGCTCCTAGTTTTTCCAATTGGGCAAGGATTTGGTTTATATTCCAGCGATAAACGATGGTCCGGGGTACGGCGTAGTGATCCAACTGGGGATCGGTGAAATCAACGGGCACAATGTGGGATTTAGCTAAAAAAGCGTAGGAATAGCCGGCCTTAATTAACAGCTGACGAGCTTCGTCGGAACTAGCCCCAAAGGGTAATGCAAAATAGGGAACTGCCTTTCCTGTCCATTGGCTTATAAGGGGGCCCGGTTTTTCTATTTCGTCTCGACTTCGCTGGGGATCGCTTTCAAAGGCTTTTTTTGTCACATATTGATGGGTAAAGCCATGGGCCCCGATGATACACCCTAGGTCGGACAATTGCTTCACCACCTCCGGTCGGAAGGCGAACTTGCTTCGTTCCGCTAACTTAGCGCTGATAAAGAGGGTGGGTACGATGTGCCGGGGCAGTAAAACGTCTGTTACCACCGAGGGTACCGAGTGGTTCCCGTCGTCAATGGTCATAACAATATTTTTGGACCCCTGCACGTTTCCTGCCACCGCATCGTCCAAGGATACCCAATGGAATCCATACTGGGCGATTTTGTCCAACTGTTGTATAAATTCTTCTTTAGAAAAATCAAGGGAGGAGGTATGGGCCCCTAAAAACGTATGATACACTAAAATGATGACCTGATTGTTCGCTGAGAATGTCCAGGGGGCTATAATGAAAAGTAATAATAGGAGTAATACCGAGTTACGATACATGCGAAAGGATACCAAAGTGGTCTTAGGCCTGTCAATGACTGCTCGTCTCTTTCCTATTACCAAGTGCTTATATGACTATTATAGAAAAGTATTATTTTTTTCTGTAACCGCTGTTACAAAT harbors:
- a CDS encoding polysaccharide deacetylase family protein, with the protein product MYRNSVLLLLLLFIIAPWTFSANNQVIILVYHTFLGAHTSSLDFSKEEFIQQLDKIAQYGFHWVSLDDAVAGNVQGSKNIVMTIDDGNHSVPSVVTDVLLPRHIVPTLFISAKLAERSKFAFRPEVVKQLSDLGCIIGAHGFTHQYVTKKAFESDPQRSRDEIEKPGPLISQWTGKAVPYFALPFGASSDEARQLLIKAGYSYAFLAKSHIVPVDFTDPQLDHYAVPRTIVYRWNINQILAQLEKLGAKP
- a CDS encoding ATP-binding protein — protein: MKRNIITIDESLCDGCGACTSGCPERALQLIDGKARLVGDLLCDGLGACIGTCPRGAISIEQREAEPYNEELVMRNNIIPKGANTIQAHLEHLYHHGESAYLRTALDVLADEGVPIPQGFVDLMAEVHQPENRTEQPSALTHWPIQLHLINPRSPHFTRSNLLLAADCTAFSVGNFHSQWLAGKSLVIGCPKLDDGIERYIEKLILLIDEAKVDTITVLRMHVPCCGGLVAIAQQARSQAKRNVPIKAVTVDAEGTILQEEWL